Proteins from a single region of Shinella zoogloeoides:
- a CDS encoding DUF6088 family protein — translation MTRLTEQILAHATGLPEGMPVSAKGLLHLGNRAAVDQALSRLSERGQLIRAGRGVYLRPIASRFGTRAPSVEQAVEALATQKGEIIVSNGAAAANALGLTTQVPVRSVYLTSGRSRKIHLGKQVVELRHAPRWQLALANRPAGEAVRALAWLGPEKAEAALTTLKRKMPPGVFGELVAAAPQLPTWLAQSVGKAAYG, via the coding sequence ATGACACGGCTGACCGAACAGATTCTGGCACATGCGACGGGACTTCCCGAAGGGATGCCCGTGTCCGCCAAGGGCCTGCTCCACCTCGGAAACCGGGCGGCCGTGGATCAGGCATTGTCGCGTCTGTCCGAGCGCGGGCAGCTCATCCGCGCCGGTCGTGGCGTCTATCTGCGCCCCATCGCCAGTCGGTTTGGCACGCGCGCACCTTCGGTCGAGCAGGCTGTCGAGGCCCTCGCGACCCAAAAAGGGGAGATCATCGTCTCGAACGGAGCCGCCGCGGCGAACGCGCTTGGCTTGACGACGCAGGTGCCCGTCCGCTCGGTCTATCTGACCTCCGGACGCAGCCGAAAGATACACCTCGGCAAGCAGGTCGTCGAATTGCGGCACGCGCCGCGCTGGCAACTGGCCCTGGCCAACCGCCCCGCAGGCGAGGCCGTGCGGGCGCTGGCCTGGCTCGGCCCCGAAAAGGCGGAGGCCGCGCTCACGACCTTGAAGCGGAAGATGCCGCCCGGCGTGTTCGGCGAACTGGTCGCCGCCGCGCCGCAGCTTCCGACATGGCTCGCGCAGAGCGTCGGAAAGGCGGCCTATGGCTGA
- a CDS encoding ArdC family protein: MARQGRNLAEGGARSNLYDDITNKIIAELEQGRLPWVQPWGASPDTAPLGLPRNASTGRSYSGINILILWGAVIQHGFPAQAWLTFRQALSLGGNVRKGERGTTVVYADRFTPEDEKRRARETGEDAHAIPFLKRFTVFNAAQCDGLPDEITAVAPPPPPGLIEPQVEALIRATGIDFRIGGNRAFYMPSLDYVQVPPPQAYFEPINWHRTALHELGHASGHHSRLNRDLTGSFGSKKYAFEEMIAEQTAAFSCAALGIVPTVRHADYIGSWLEVMREDSRAIVRAASQASKAADWLLSHLLAEDTGESDASETDRRAAA; this comes from the coding sequence ATGGCCAGACAGGGTCGTAACCTCGCGGAAGGTGGCGCGCGCAGCAACCTTTACGACGACATCACCAACAAGATCATCGCCGAGCTGGAGCAAGGGCGGTTGCCATGGGTCCAGCCCTGGGGTGCGTCGCCTGATACCGCCCCGCTGGGCCTGCCGAGAAATGCTTCAACCGGCCGGTCCTATTCCGGCATCAATATTCTCATCCTCTGGGGGGCTGTCATCCAGCATGGTTTCCCCGCTCAGGCGTGGCTGACGTTCCGCCAGGCGCTTTCGCTTGGCGGCAATGTCAGGAAGGGCGAACGTGGCACGACTGTCGTTTATGCCGACCGTTTCACCCCCGAGGACGAGAAGCGCCGTGCCCGCGAAACGGGTGAGGATGCGCATGCCATTCCGTTCCTAAAGCGGTTCACGGTCTTTAACGCCGCGCAATGCGATGGCCTACCCGATGAGATCACGGCAGTCGCGCCGCCACCGCCGCCGGGCCTTATCGAACCTCAGGTCGAGGCGTTGATCCGGGCCACCGGCATCGACTTCCGTATTGGCGGCAATCGCGCCTTCTATATGCCGTCGCTCGACTATGTGCAGGTGCCGCCTCCGCAAGCCTATTTCGAGCCGATCAACTGGCACAGGACGGCCCTGCATGAACTGGGGCACGCCAGCGGCCATCACAGCCGCCTCAACCGCGATCTGACCGGCTCGTTCGGTTCGAAGAAATACGCCTTCGAGGAGATGATTGCCGAACAGACCGCAGCTTTCAGTTGCGCCGCGCTCGGGATCGTGCCGACCGTCCGCCATGCCGATTACATCGGATCGTGGCTGGAGGTCATGCGCGAGGATTCCCGCGCCATTGTCCGCGCGGCCTCGCAGGCCAGCAAGGCGGCGGACTGGCTGCTGTCGCATCTGCTTGCCGAAGACACCGGGGAGTCGGATGCGAGCGAAACCGACCGGAGGGCGGCGGCATGA
- a CDS encoding ParB/RepB/Spo0J family partition protein, whose amino-acid sequence MATAVQKITLSSSRDIPFNKLVLSQSNVRRVKAGISVEELAESIARRGLIQSLHVRPVVDAEGKETGMFEVPAGGRRFRALELLVKQKRLAKIAPVPCVVSEASADVLIDEVSLAENIERAPLHPLDQFRAFQAMREKGMTEETIAAAFFVDSKVVKQRLRLVSVSPALLDVYAEDGMTLEQLMAFSVSSDHARQEQVWEAIRDGWQKEPYHIRRLLTETTVRAADKRAVFVGIDAYEEAGGCVLRDLFQQDDGGWLQDPVLLDRLVGEKLKAEGEAIAAEGWKWIEVAITFPYGHDHGLRQIVGTTVDLSEEERATREALRDEYDRLEVEYGEADELPDEIDARLGEIELALETFERRPMTFEPDQISMAGVFISIDADGALLIERGYVRAEDETPAEPEAEIVDPETGEVIQRTEPEVSRMGAVITLGGQAVETEEEDEADIIKPLPDRLVSELTAHRTLALRDAVAVNPHVAMTALLHRLAMDCFMPHSSKGCLEAQVREVHLPAQAEDLRDSASAKAIADRHERWGDHVPADDAALWDWLTDLDDGWRMELLAHCVSFGVNALYEKPNPYSGTGVSQHGLDIRLSQADRLARSTGLDMVAVGWRPTVGNYLGRVTKPRILEAVREGAGDRAAELIGHLKKGDMAKEAERLLAETGWLPEPLRMADEGIEVDPASGTAAEADNLPDFLSGDGEDDPADDEEEQHMVAAE is encoded by the coding sequence ATGGCCACTGCCGTTCAAAAGATCACCCTGTCATCCTCGCGCGACATTCCCTTCAACAAACTGGTGCTCAGCCAGTCCAACGTCCGGCGCGTCAAGGCCGGGATCTCTGTTGAGGAGCTGGCCGAGTCTATCGCCCGTCGCGGCCTGATCCAGTCCCTGCATGTCCGCCCGGTCGTGGATGCCGAGGGCAAGGAAACCGGCATGTTCGAGGTGCCCGCCGGCGGTCGCCGCTTCCGGGCGCTGGAACTGCTGGTCAAGCAGAAGCGCCTCGCCAAGATCGCGCCGGTCCCGTGCGTGGTGTCGGAGGCCAGCGCCGATGTGCTGATCGACGAGGTATCGCTCGCCGAGAATATCGAGCGCGCACCGCTGCATCCGCTCGACCAATTCCGCGCCTTCCAGGCCATGCGCGAAAAGGGCATGACCGAGGAAACAATAGCTGCCGCCTTCTTCGTGGACTCCAAGGTGGTGAAACAGCGCCTGCGTCTGGTTTCCGTCTCACCGGCATTGCTCGACGTCTATGCCGAGGACGGCATGACGCTGGAACAACTCATGGCCTTCAGCGTCAGTTCTGACCATGCCCGTCAGGAGCAGGTCTGGGAAGCGATCAGGGATGGCTGGCAGAAGGAACCCTACCACATCCGACGCCTGCTGACCGAAACCACAGTCCGCGCCGCCGACAAACGGGCGGTGTTCGTTGGTATCGATGCCTATGAAGAGGCTGGCGGCTGCGTGCTGCGTGATCTCTTTCAGCAGGACGATGGTGGCTGGCTGCAAGATCCGGTGCTGCTCGACCGGTTGGTGGGCGAAAAACTGAAGGCCGAGGGCGAAGCCATCGCCGCCGAGGGCTGGAAATGGATCGAGGTCGCCATCACCTTCCCCTATGGTCACGACCATGGCCTACGCCAGATTGTCGGCACCACGGTCGATCTGAGCGAAGAGGAACGCGCCACCCGCGAAGCATTGCGCGACGAGTATGACCGGCTTGAAGTCGAATATGGCGAGGCGGACGAGCTGCCTGACGAGATCGACGCCCGCTTGGGTGAGATCGAACTGGCTCTGGAAACCTTCGAGCGCCGTCCGATGACCTTCGAGCCGGACCAGATCAGCATGGCGGGTGTCTTCATCAGCATCGACGCCGATGGCGCATTGCTGATCGAGCGCGGCTATGTTCGCGCCGAAGATGAAACGCCTGCGGAACCGGAAGCTGAAATCGTTGACCCGGAAACCGGCGAGGTGATCCAGCGGACAGAACCGGAGGTAAGCCGCATGGGTGCAGTTATCACGCTGGGCGGCCAGGCGGTCGAAACTGAGGAGGAAGACGAGGCCGACATCATCAAGCCGCTGCCCGATCGCCTGGTCAGCGAGCTGACCGCGCATCGCACGCTGGCGCTGCGGGATGCGGTGGCAGTAAACCCGCATGTCGCTATGACGGCACTGCTGCACAGGCTGGCCATGGATTGCTTCATGCCGCATTCCAGCAAGGGATGCCTCGAAGCCCAGGTCCGGGAGGTTCATCTGCCCGCACAGGCCGAGGATCTGCGCGACAGCGCGTCGGCCAAGGCTATCGCTGACCGCCACGAACGCTGGGGCGATCATGTCCCGGCAGACGATGCCGCCCTCTGGGATTGGCTGACCGATCTGGACGATGGGTGGCGCATGGAGTTACTCGCCCATTGCGTCAGCTTCGGTGTCAATGCGCTCTATGAGAAGCCGAACCCTTACAGCGGCACGGGCGTCAGCCAGCACGGGCTGGACATCCGCCTGTCGCAGGCTGACCGGCTGGCCCGTTCGACCGGCCTCGACATGGTGGCCGTGGGCTGGCGGCCGACGGTCGGCAATTATCTCGGCCGCGTGACCAAGCCCCGTATCCTTGAAGCTGTACGTGAAGGGGCCGGAGACCGGGCCGCCGAGTTGATCGGACATCTCAAGAAGGGCGACATGGCCAAGGAAGCCGAACGCCTGCTGGCGGAAACCGGCTGGCTGCCTGAGCCGCTGCGCATGGCGGACGAGGGTATCGAAGTCGACCCGGCATCGGGCACTGCGGCGGAAGCCGACAATCTGCCCGATTTCCTCTCCGGCGATGGCGAGGACGACCCCGCTGACGATGAGGAAGAACAGCATATGGTCGCTGCTGAATAG
- a CDS encoding antitoxin of toxin-antitoxin stability system has translation MPEIIETTVYRLDELSEAAKDKARAWYREGGFDYDWYDAVYEDFQRIAEILGLNLKTRTVRLMGGGTRQAPCICFRGFWSQGDGACFETFYSYRKNAPRRIREYAPQDTELHRIADTLQAIQRRNFYQLRADASHRGHYYHEYCMSIAVERDSPTWQDMTADAEEAVIEALRDLARWLYRQLEREYDYLSSDEAVDATIAANEYTFTATGRRFG, from the coding sequence ATGCCTGAGATCATCGAAACCACCGTCTATCGCCTCGACGAATTGTCCGAAGCGGCGAAGGACAAGGCCCGTGCCTGGTATCGCGAAGGCGGCTTCGACTATGACTGGTACGATGCCGTCTATGAGGATTTTCAGCGCATCGCCGAGATCCTCGGTTTGAATCTCAAAACCCGCACCGTCCGGTTGATGGGCGGGGGTACACGGCAAGCCCCCTGTATTTGCTTCCGGGGCTTCTGGTCGCAAGGTGATGGCGCCTGTTTCGAGACCTTCTATTCCTACCGGAAAAATGCGCCGCGCCGGATCAGGGAATACGCCCCGCAGGACACCGAACTGCACCGCATCGCCGATACCCTTCAGGCGATCCAGCGCCGAAACTTCTATCAGCTTCGCGCCGATGCCAGCCATCGCGGGCATTATTATCACGAATACTGCATGTCGATCGCGGTCGAGCGCGACAGCCCGACCTGGCAGGACATGACCGCTGATGCCGAGGAGGCGGTCATCGAGGCGCTGCGCGATCTGGCCCGCTGGCTCTACCGCCAGCTTGAGCGCGAGTATGATTATCTGTCCTCGGACGAGGCTGTCGATGCAACCATTGCCGCCAATGAATACACCTTCACCGCAACTGGTCGCCGCTTTGGATGA
- a CDS encoding strawberry notch-like NTP hydrolase domain-containing protein has protein sequence MNMVFPVTDPVTPMAAAPAILAAANLLLPHLERGQRVDAAILRGVMETAFGASDATGVWDWKLAYEACEVAAVLFLRKYGKALFRKAASPASRISVLAKVAGLLPTQTRRSEESQNFQQFSTPIPLGLAALTAAAITPDDRVLEPSAGTGLLAILAQTIGGSLILNELAETRADLLAQLFPAFAVTQFDAAQIDDHLPPDAVPSAVLMNPPFSVMANVSGRVADAAYRHVVSALARLAPGGRLVTITGAGFGPEAPAWRDAFIRLQARGRVVFSAAIDGAVYAKHGTTIDTRLTVIDKLPADDPASLPASPGIAPDVATLIGWIEEQVPPRLPVSLPKIVVSAWATAPKTVRGYLARSAATRSVAASPNDPDGVELAYETVDWTPPEGARLSDAIYEEYALQSLRIAGAQPHPTKLVQSAAMASVAPPKPSYRPMLPPDICARLSDAQLETVIYAGEAHADHLAGAWTVDEHFDNVSAAPEDAAGSIRFRRGFMLGDGTGAGKGRQSAAIILDNWLRGRRKAIWISKSDKLIEDAQRDWSALGMERLLVTPLSRFPQGKPITLSEGILFTTYATLRSDDRGEKVSRVKQIVEWLGSDFDGAIIFDESHSMQNAGGGKGERGDVAASQQGRAGLRLQHALPDARVVYVSATGATTVHNLAYAQRLGLWGGEDFPFQTRAEFVEAIESGGVAAMEVLARDLRSLGLYTARSLSYDGVEYELIEHQLTDEQRHIYDSYAAAFAVIHGNLDAAMEAANITGSEGTLNRQAKSAARSAFESTKQRFFGHLLTSTKTPTLIRSIEADLEAGHAAVIQIVSTGEALMERRLSEIPTEEWNDISVDVTPREYVGSYLQHSFPVQLYEPFTDGEGNLSSRPVFRDGQPVECREAVARRNEMLEQLGSLPPVPGALDQIVQRFGTDMVAEVTGRSRRIVRKGDGASARLAVENRAPSANLAETSAFMDDQKRILVFSDAGGTGRSYHAELSAKNQRLRVHYLLEPGWKADAAIQGLGRTNRTNQAQPPLFRPIATDVKAEKRFLSTIARRLDTLGAITRGQRQTGGQGLFRPEDNLESAYARDALRQLYLLIVRGKVEGCSLERFEAATGLKLMDSTGIKDDLPPITTFLNRLLALTIELQGILFSAFEQLLQARIDGAIASGTYDMGLETLKAESFIVTDRQVIHTHPGTGAETRLLTLTERRRNQPVSLDAALAELDDPRARLLINERSGRAAVQIPTTSIMLDDGEIERRVRLIRPMEAMNIPVRAMGDTHWIEADRSAFNAAWKTELAEVPEFTDSTLHIVTGLLLPIWKRLPQESSRVYRLQTDEGERIIGRRVSPAWAANASTSGVTNSLTPDAAYAALIEGRTILDLAEGLQLRRVRVMGANRIELTCFTDAMRDRLRAYGLFSEIISWKLRFFVPVDATGPEIIGKLLDRFPALRIGEREAA, from the coding sequence ATGAACATGGTGTTCCCCGTGACCGACCCGGTCACACCAATGGCGGCTGCGCCCGCCATTCTGGCTGCGGCCAATCTTTTACTCCCCCATCTCGAACGCGGGCAGCGCGTCGATGCTGCCATCCTGCGCGGTGTGATGGAAACGGCCTTCGGCGCATCTGACGCTACCGGCGTCTGGGACTGGAAGCTCGCTTATGAGGCGTGCGAAGTCGCTGCCGTTCTCTTCCTGCGCAAATACGGAAAGGCGCTTTTCCGTAAAGCCGCGTCTCCGGCTTCACGGATTTCTGTGCTGGCAAAGGTCGCGGGGCTGCTGCCCACGCAGACCCGACGTTCCGAGGAAAGCCAGAACTTCCAGCAATTTTCGACGCCGATCCCGCTCGGCCTTGCCGCTCTGACAGCCGCCGCGATCACACCCGATGATCGCGTGCTGGAACCATCGGCGGGCACCGGCCTTCTGGCGATACTGGCGCAGACGATCGGCGGCTCGCTGATCCTCAATGAACTCGCCGAGACCCGCGCCGATCTGCTTGCCCAGCTCTTTCCGGCTTTTGCCGTCACCCAGTTCGACGCCGCCCAGATCGACGACCATTTGCCCCCAGATGCCGTCCCGTCCGCGGTGCTGATGAACCCGCCCTTCTCGGTTATGGCCAATGTCAGCGGGCGTGTCGCCGATGCGGCCTACCGCCATGTTGTCTCGGCGCTGGCCCGTCTTGCACCGGGCGGTCGGCTGGTGACGATCACCGGCGCAGGCTTTGGTCCCGAGGCCCCGGCATGGCGGGACGCTTTCATCCGCTTGCAGGCGCGTGGCCGTGTGGTGTTCAGCGCCGCCATTGATGGTGCGGTCTATGCCAAGCACGGCACCACGATCGACACACGGCTGACCGTGATCGACAAACTGCCCGCCGACGATCCCGCCAGTTTGCCGGCTTCGCCGGGGATCGCGCCTGATGTTGCCACGCTGATCGGATGGATCGAGGAACAGGTTCCGCCGCGCCTGCCAGTGTCATTGCCGAAGATCGTGGTTTCCGCTTGGGCCACCGCGCCGAAGACCGTGCGGGGCTATCTCGCTCGCTCGGCGGCTACGCGATCTGTCGCTGCTTCGCCCAATGATCCTGATGGCGTCGAACTCGCCTATGAGACCGTGGACTGGACGCCACCGGAAGGCGCTCGCCTGTCCGACGCGATCTATGAGGAATATGCGCTGCAATCGCTGCGTATCGCTGGTGCACAGCCGCATCCGACCAAGCTGGTGCAATCCGCCGCCATGGCCTCGGTCGCACCGCCCAAGCCTTCCTACCGGCCCATGCTGCCGCCCGACATCTGCGCGCGTCTGTCGGACGCCCAGCTTGAAACGGTGATCTATGCCGGTGAAGCCCACGCCGATCATCTCGCCGGCGCCTGGACCGTGGACGAGCATTTCGACAATGTGAGCGCCGCGCCCGAGGATGCTGCCGGATCGATCCGCTTTCGCCGGGGCTTCATGCTCGGTGATGGAACCGGCGCTGGCAAGGGTCGCCAGTCCGCCGCCATCATTCTCGACAACTGGCTTCGCGGTCGGCGCAAAGCGATCTGGATCTCCAAATCCGACAAGCTGATCGAGGACGCGCAACGCGACTGGTCGGCGCTCGGCATGGAACGGCTGCTGGTCACGCCTCTGTCACGCTTCCCTCAAGGCAAGCCGATCACGCTGTCGGAAGGCATCCTTTTTACCACCTATGCCACGCTACGCTCCGACGACCGCGGCGAGAAGGTTTCCCGCGTCAAGCAGATCGTCGAATGGTTAGGGTCCGATTTCGATGGAGCCATTATCTTCGACGAGAGCCATTCCATGCAGAATGCCGGTGGCGGAAAAGGTGAACGCGGTGATGTCGCCGCCTCGCAGCAGGGACGTGCGGGCCTGCGGCTTCAGCACGCGCTGCCCGACGCCCGCGTCGTCTATGTCTCGGCGACTGGCGCCACCACCGTCCACAATCTCGCCTATGCTCAGCGCCTCGGCCTCTGGGGCGGTGAGGACTTTCCGTTCCAGACGCGCGCCGAGTTCGTCGAGGCGATCGAATCCGGTGGCGTTGCGGCCATGGAGGTCCTGGCCCGCGACCTGCGATCTCTCGGCCTCTATACCGCCCGCTCACTCTCCTATGATGGCGTCGAATATGAACTGATCGAGCATCAGCTCACGGACGAACAGCGGCACATCTACGACTCATATGCTGCCGCCTTCGCTGTCATTCATGGGAACCTGGACGCGGCGATGGAAGCCGCCAACATCACCGGCAGCGAGGGGACGCTGAACCGGCAGGCCAAATCCGCCGCCCGTTCGGCCTTTGAAAGCACCAAGCAGCGCTTCTTTGGCCATCTGCTGACCTCCACGAAAACCCCGACCCTGATCCGGTCTATCGAGGCCGATCTGGAGGCGGGCCATGCCGCCGTCATCCAGATCGTCTCGACCGGCGAAGCCCTGATGGAACGGCGGCTATCCGAGATCCCCACCGAGGAATGGAACGATATTTCCGTCGATGTCACGCCGAGGGAGTATGTCGGCTCGTATTTGCAGCATTCCTTCCCGGTCCAGCTCTACGAGCCGTTCACCGACGGTGAGGGGAACCTCTCGTCACGGCCCGTCTTCCGCGATGGTCAGCCGGTGGAATGCCGCGAAGCCGTGGCGCGGCGCAACGAGATGCTGGAGCAGCTGGGGTCGCTTCCGCCTGTCCCCGGTGCGCTCGACCAGATCGTGCAGCGTTTCGGTACGGATATGGTGGCCGAGGTCACAGGCCGTTCGCGCCGGATCGTGCGCAAGGGTGACGGGGCATCGGCACGTCTTGCGGTCGAGAACCGTGCGCCTTCTGCCAACCTTGCCGAGACGTCAGCCTTCATGGATGACCAGAAGCGCATCCTCGTCTTCTCTGATGCTGGTGGCACGGGGCGCAGCTATCACGCCGAACTCTCGGCGAAAAACCAGCGGCTGCGCGTGCATTACCTGCTGGAACCGGGCTGGAAGGCCGATGCCGCCATTCAGGGGCTCGGGCGCACCAACCGCACCAATCAGGCGCAGCCGCCGCTGTTCCGACCCATCGCCACGGATGTCAAAGCCGAGAAGCGCTTCCTTTCGACCATCGCCCGCCGCCTCGACACGCTGGGCGCGATCACACGCGGCCAGCGTCAGACCGGCGGTCAGGGGCTGTTCCGTCCCGAGGATAATCTGGAATCCGCCTATGCCCGCGATGCGCTGCGCCAGCTCTATCTGCTGATCGTGCGCGGCAAGGTCGAGGGCTGCTCGTTGGAGCGGTTTGAAGCCGCCACCGGCCTGAAGCTGATGGATTCGACCGGCATCAAGGACGACCTGCCGCCGATCACCACCTTCCTCAACCGCCTGCTGGCGCTGACCATCGAGTTGCAGGGCATCCTGTTCTCGGCCTTCGAGCAGCTTCTGCAGGCGCGGATCGACGGGGCAATTGCATCCGGGACCTATGACATGGGGTTGGAAACGCTGAAGGCGGAGAGCTTCATCGTCACCGACCGGCAGGTGATCCACACCCATCCGGGCACAGGGGCGGAAACCCGGCTCCTGACGCTCACCGAGCGCAGGCGCAATCAACCGGTTTCGCTCGATGCCGCGCTGGCGGAACTGGATGATCCCCGCGCAAGATTGCTCATCAACGAGCGATCCGGTCGCGCCGCCGTGCAGATCCCGACCACCAGCATCATGCTGGATGATGGCGAGATCGAACGGCGCGTGCGGCTGATCCGGCCGATGGAGGCGATGAACATTCCTGTGCGGGCGATGGGTGACACCCACTGGATCGAGGCCGACCGTTCCGCCTTCAACGCAGCCTGGAAGACAGAACTGGCCGAGGTGCCGGAGTTCACCGACAGTACCCTGCATATAGTGACAGGGCTGCTTCTGCCGATCTGGAAACGCCTGCCGCAGGAGTCTTCCCGTGTCTATCGGCTCCAGACCGACGAGGGCGAACGCATCATCGGTCGCCGGGTATCGCCGGCCTGGGCCGCCAATGCTTCGACCAGTGGCGTCACCAACAGCCTGACACCGGATGCCGCCTATGCTGCGCTGATCGAAGGTCGCACGATCCTCGACCTTGCCGAGGGGCTGCAACTGCGCCGCGTCCGCGTCATGGGCGCCAACCGGATCGAACTGACCTGCTTTACCGATGCAATGCGTGATCGGCTGCGGGCCTATGGTCTCTTCAGTGAGATCATCTCGTGGAAACTGCGCTTCTTCGTACCCGTCGATGCAACGGGGCCGGAGATCATCGGCAAACTGCTTGACCGCTTCCCGGCCCTGCGCATCGGTGAGCGGGAGGCCGCATAA